In Corynebacterium aquatimens, one genomic interval encodes:
- a CDS encoding TetR/AcrR family transcriptional regulator — MPSSAGRASAGRTPSISEELDWRVFPPLELDEFLTAALKLINERGYHATSVRNIVKEVGVTIPSFYYHYENKQQMLVALMEYSMDVVDSRIDAALEEAGDDVVQQLVNLTESACLIMAYYRELTYLDSEIRSLEEDNMRRYAQRRDRSEELMRGIVKEGCEQGIFHTRYPADVSRALFSAIQGIALWYRMDGPDTPEEMARKYAHFALALVEADPHVTAAIK; from the coding sequence ATGCCTTCTTCCGCCGGTCGCGCATCTGCCGGTCGCACCCCGTCGATAAGCGAAGAGCTCGATTGGCGCGTGTTCCCGCCGCTAGAGCTCGATGAGTTCTTGACGGCGGCGCTGAAGCTCATCAATGAGCGCGGCTATCACGCGACGAGCGTGCGCAACATCGTCAAGGAAGTGGGTGTTACCATTCCTTCCTTCTACTACCACTATGAGAACAAGCAGCAGATGCTGGTCGCGCTCATGGAATATTCGATGGATGTGGTGGACAGCCGGATCGACGCGGCGCTTGAAGAGGCCGGGGATGACGTGGTGCAGCAGCTGGTTAACCTCACTGAATCGGCCTGCTTGATCATGGCGTATTACCGCGAGCTGACCTACTTGGACAGCGAGATCCGGTCCTTGGAGGAAGACAACATGCGGCGCTATGCGCAGCGGCGTGACCGCAGTGAGGAGCTCATGCGCGGGATCGTCAAGGAGGGCTGTGAACAGGGAATTTTCCACACCCGCTACCCGGCTGATGTGTCGCGCGCGTTGTTTAGCGCGATTCAAGGCATCGCGCTGTGGTACCGCATGGATGGCCCCGACACGCCCGAGGAGATGGCGCGCAAGTACGCGCACTTTGCGCTCGCACTGGTTGAGGCAGATCCGCACGTCACGGCGGCAATAAAATAG
- a CDS encoding AMP-binding protein, producing MPHTSPFPSVEDPNTDLYTLIFEGLTEEELGRVAIHEVNTGDEVTYAELKQRVDAVAGELAARGIGPGDTVTLQIPNSIHFAAATLGIQRAGAVASPVGILMNQKDVDHAIGIGKSKLYIGLTDVEGIEQIWLSELPSIYRKNLPAPDITLDPDAIACMPFSSGTTGLPKGVDMPHRSLVMNCLQVASAFEYNGAGAPLRALSALPFSHIYGLVVLLFFNLSQRSTIFTMPKFDLEEFILAHGKYGIELSFIAPPMAVAIAKHPLAQADGFETTKFMMCGSGPLTAEISNAVYHRLGVKILQGYGLTETVVTHFSIMDKTDPGCIGFAAPNVTFKIVDPETLEEVPNGERGELVLQSPCLLRGYRDNPKATEETFDGEWFRTGDVAKLEEDGTVRIVDRYKELIKYKGYQVAPAELEQLLLTHESIDDCCVVGTDRGGLEVPIALIVRSKGSTITGEEIMDWVAQRVTPYKKIRDVYFVESLPKTAAGKNKRGEIKQAIAALR from the coding sequence ATGCCACATACCAGCCCCTTCCCCAGCGTTGAAGATCCGAACACCGACCTCTACACACTCATCTTCGAAGGCCTCACCGAAGAAGAACTTGGCCGTGTGGCCATTCACGAGGTCAACACCGGTGATGAAGTCACCTACGCCGAACTGAAACAGCGCGTCGACGCTGTGGCCGGCGAACTCGCAGCCCGCGGCATCGGTCCGGGCGACACCGTGACCTTGCAGATCCCGAACTCGATCCACTTCGCTGCCGCGACGTTGGGCATTCAGCGAGCTGGGGCCGTGGCCAGCCCGGTAGGCATTCTGATGAACCAGAAGGACGTGGACCACGCCATCGGGATCGGCAAGTCGAAGCTCTACATCGGCCTGACCGACGTGGAAGGCATCGAGCAGATTTGGCTCTCCGAACTGCCCTCGATCTACCGCAAGAATCTGCCCGCCCCGGACATCACGCTCGACCCGGATGCGATCGCCTGCATGCCGTTCTCTTCGGGCACAACCGGCCTCCCGAAGGGCGTGGACATGCCCCACCGCTCCCTAGTGATGAACTGCCTGCAAGTCGCCTCTGCCTTTGAATACAACGGCGCCGGTGCACCTCTGCGCGCTCTGAGCGCACTTCCGTTCAGCCACATCTACGGCCTGGTGGTCTTACTGTTCTTTAACCTCTCCCAGCGCTCCACCATCTTCACCATGCCGAAGTTCGACTTGGAAGAGTTCATCCTCGCCCACGGAAAGTACGGCATCGAGCTGAGCTTCATCGCCCCGCCGATGGCCGTTGCTATCGCGAAGCACCCGCTCGCCCAGGCCGACGGCTTCGAAACCACGAAGTTCATGATGTGCGGTTCCGGCCCGCTCACCGCGGAGATCTCCAACGCCGTGTACCACCGCCTTGGTGTGAAAATCCTGCAAGGCTACGGCCTGACCGAGACCGTGGTGACCCACTTCTCCATCATGGATAAGACCGACCCGGGCTGCATCGGCTTTGCCGCCCCCAACGTCACCTTCAAGATCGTCGACCCCGAGACCCTCGAAGAGGTCCCGAACGGTGAGCGCGGCGAGCTGGTGCTTCAAAGCCCATGCTTGCTTCGCGGCTACCGCGACAACCCGAAGGCCACCGAGGAAACCTTCGACGGCGAGTGGTTCCGCACCGGCGACGTTGCCAAGTTGGAAGAGGACGGCACCGTGCGCATCGTCGATCGCTACAAGGAGCTCATCAAGTACAAGGGCTACCAGGTCGCACCGGCCGAACTTGAGCAACTCCTCCTCACCCACGAGTCGATCGACGACTGCTGCGTGGTCGGCACCGACCGCGGCGGCCTTGAGGTTCCCATCGCCCTGATCGTCCGCTCCAAGGGTTCCACGATCACTGGCGAGGAGATCATGGACTGGGTTGCTCAGCGCGTCACCCCGTACAAGAAGATCCGCGACGTCTACTTCGTTGAATCCCTGCCAAAAACGGCCGCGGGCAAGAACAAGCGCGGCGAGATCAAGCAGGCGATTGCTGCCCTGCGCTAG
- a CDS encoding electron transfer flavoprotein subunit alpha/FixB family protein: protein MTTPDTTYPVLVVLDDSPHGGIPTTAAELIGAASTIGAPVVLATSAAGDNDALASKLGALGATRVLIADAAADAAAGSAGNDGTSIVDAADAAFDTVRPAAVIIAHSINGRDVAGRLAARRRLALCVDAVGVRRDDEGVIVDHSVYGGNYTSVSAATHSAPVITVRQGGIEHRAAATQASVETLAVEPSGRRAATVTSTEPLVQTSSRPDLRTADKVVAGGRAMGSEDKFEEITGSLADALGAAVGASRAAVDAGYIDHTHQVGQTGVVVSPQLYIALGISGAIQHLAGMQTAGTIVAINTDADSPIFEIADFGIVGDVFEVVPQLIDAIDSRK from the coding sequence GTGACTACTCCCGACACCACCTACCCTGTCCTAGTCGTTTTGGACGACTCCCCGCACGGTGGCATTCCCACCACCGCCGCCGAACTCATCGGTGCAGCCAGCACAATCGGCGCGCCCGTGGTACTCGCTACCTCCGCCGCAGGCGACAACGACGCGCTCGCTTCTAAGCTCGGCGCGCTCGGCGCCACCCGCGTCTTAATCGCCGATGCAGCGGCCGACGCAGCCGCCGGATCAGCCGGCAACGACGGCACGAGCATCGTGGACGCCGCCGACGCCGCATTCGACACCGTCCGCCCGGCCGCCGTCATCATCGCCCACTCCATCAACGGGCGTGATGTAGCCGGGCGGCTGGCTGCCCGTCGTCGATTAGCGTTGTGCGTTGACGCCGTTGGCGTGCGCCGCGACGACGAAGGCGTCATCGTGGACCACTCCGTCTACGGCGGCAACTACACATCCGTCTCCGCCGCGACCCACTCCGCGCCCGTGATCACCGTCCGCCAAGGCGGGATCGAACACCGCGCCGCGGCCACCCAGGCCAGCGTGGAGACCCTCGCCGTCGAACCATCCGGCCGCCGCGCCGCCACAGTCACCAGCACGGAACCGCTCGTACAGACCAGCTCCCGCCCGGATCTGCGCACCGCCGACAAGGTCGTCGCCGGCGGCCGCGCCATGGGCTCCGAGGACAAGTTCGAGGAAATCACCGGGTCCCTCGCCGACGCGTTGGGCGCCGCCGTTGGCGCCTCCCGCGCGGCCGTGGACGCCGGGTACATCGATCACACCCACCAAGTCGGCCAGACCGGTGTTGTGGTCTCACCACAGCTCTACATTGCCCTCGGTATTTCTGGGGCCATCCAACACCTCGCTGGCATGCAGACGGCAGGTACCATCGTTGCGATCAACACAGATGCGGACTCCCCCATCTTCGAAATCGCGGACTTCGGCATCGTGGGCGACGTCTTCGAAGTAGTCCCCCAGCTCATCGACGCGATCGACAGCAGGAAGTAG
- a CDS encoding 3-hydroxyacyl-CoA dehydrogenase: MQISGKSAIVTGGASGLGLATTKALADAGARVIVIDLPNADQSAIEEINNSASGSVEFAGADVTNEEQVQAAVETANSEGKLSIVVNCAGIGNGIKTASSKGAFPLDAFQKVININLVGTFNVTRLAAQAMLGNEPDGEERGVIINTASVAAFEGQMGQAAYSASKGGVVGMTLPIARDLCRALIRCNTIAPGTFETPMLAQLPDEVKASLGAQVPHPSRLGKPAEFAQLVQSIVENPMINGETIRIDGAIRMGVK; encoded by the coding sequence ATGCAGATCTCAGGTAAGTCCGCAATCGTCACCGGTGGAGCATCCGGTCTTGGCCTGGCCACCACGAAGGCCCTGGCAGATGCTGGTGCCCGCGTCATCGTCATCGATTTGCCGAACGCTGACCAGTCCGCAATCGAGGAGATCAACAACTCCGCATCCGGCTCCGTCGAGTTCGCTGGCGCAGACGTGACCAACGAAGAGCAGGTCCAGGCGGCCGTCGAAACGGCGAACAGCGAGGGCAAGCTGTCCATCGTTGTCAACTGCGCGGGTATCGGTAACGGCATCAAGACCGCATCGTCCAAGGGCGCGTTCCCGCTGGATGCGTTCCAGAAGGTCATCAACATCAACCTGGTGGGTACCTTCAACGTCACCCGCCTCGCAGCGCAGGCAATGCTGGGCAACGAGCCCGACGGGGAAGAGCGCGGCGTGATCATCAACACCGCCTCCGTCGCAGCGTTTGAGGGCCAGATGGGCCAGGCCGCCTACTCCGCGTCGAAGGGCGGCGTCGTTGGCATGACCCTGCCGATCGCCCGCGACCTGTGCCGCGCACTGATCCGCTGCAACACCATCGCACCGGGCACCTTTGAGACCCCGATGCTGGCTCAGCTGCCGGACGAGGTCAAGGCATCGCTCGGTGCCCAGGTCCCGCACCCGTCCCGCCTGGGTAAGCCGGCTGAGTTCGCCCAGCTGGTCCAGTCCATCGTGGAGAACCCGATGATCAACGGCGAGACCATTCGTATCGACGGCGCTATTCGCATGGGCGTCAAGTAA
- a CDS encoding electron transfer flavoprotein subunit beta/FixA family protein, with the protein MRIAVLLKEVPDTYGDREIDLETGLADRSGDVVADEIGERAVEAALAIASANNGEVEILSVGPASISGSIRKGLAMGATSAHIATDDGLIGADLTLTAEVLAAMIKANGYDLVVAGNLSTDGNAGMIPAMVAELLDWPALTNLTEVTVAGDNVTATRASDTATVGLEAQLPAVISVTEHFPDPRYPNFKGLMAAKKKPLNTVALADLGIDPEDFSHARSIMIDIAERPAREAGTIIHDDGTAAEQLADFLAANRLI; encoded by the coding sequence ATGCGCATCGCAGTGCTACTCAAAGAAGTCCCCGATACGTACGGCGACCGTGAGATCGACTTGGAGACCGGGCTTGCCGACCGCTCTGGCGACGTGGTTGCCGACGAAATCGGTGAGCGCGCAGTCGAAGCGGCTCTGGCTATCGCCTCCGCCAACAACGGTGAGGTGGAGATCCTCTCCGTCGGCCCGGCGTCGATCTCTGGGAGCATCCGCAAAGGCCTCGCGATGGGCGCAACAAGCGCGCACATCGCTACGGACGACGGACTCATCGGCGCCGACCTTACCCTGACCGCCGAAGTTCTCGCCGCCATGATCAAGGCCAACGGCTACGACCTCGTGGTCGCCGGCAACCTGTCCACCGACGGCAATGCCGGAATGATCCCAGCGATGGTCGCGGAACTACTCGACTGGCCCGCCCTGACCAACCTGACAGAGGTCACCGTCGCGGGCGACAACGTCACCGCCACGCGAGCAAGCGACACCGCCACCGTGGGCCTGGAGGCGCAGCTTCCCGCCGTCATTTCAGTCACCGAGCACTTCCCCGACCCGCGCTACCCCAACTTCAAGGGGCTCATGGCAGCGAAGAAGAAGCCGTTGAACACCGTCGCGCTGGCCGACCTTGGGATTGACCCGGAGGATTTCAGCCACGCGCGCTCCATCATGATCGACATCGCCGAGCGCCCCGCCCGCGAAGCCGGAACCATCATCCACGACGACGGCACCGCCGCAGAACAGCTCGCCGACTTCCTGGCCGCAAACCGTCTGATTTAA
- a CDS encoding thiolase family protein, translating into MRNAVVVDVVRTAVGKGKPGGALSGTHPVELLATVLKALEERNSLDASLIDDVITGCVSQVGEQAFNIARQGVLAAGWPESIPATTIDRQCGSSQQAVHFAAQGVMAGAYDIVVAAGVESMSRIPMGASLGGMDFRGPSISKRYDPGLVNQGVSAELMAAKWGLAREELDEFSARSHRLAAQAIENGHFESAIVPVEVTDAEGNTHQHTVDETVRPQTTAEGLSQLKPSFKNDEFAQRFPEINWVITPGNSSPLTDGASATLIMEESVAEKLGLTPRARFVSFAVVGDDPLFMLTAPAPATKKALDKAGLSVDEIDVFECNEAFAPVPLVWAKETGADLEKTNLSGGAIALGHALGSSGTRLFSTMLTELERTGGRYGLQTMCEGAGMANATIIERI; encoded by the coding sequence GTGAGAAACGCAGTTGTCGTTGACGTTGTCCGCACCGCCGTGGGTAAGGGCAAGCCGGGCGGCGCGCTTTCAGGCACGCACCCCGTTGAGCTGTTGGCCACCGTGCTCAAGGCGCTGGAGGAGCGCAACTCGCTCGACGCATCGCTTATCGACGATGTGATTACCGGCTGTGTTAGCCAAGTCGGTGAACAGGCTTTCAACATCGCCCGCCAGGGCGTGCTCGCGGCTGGTTGGCCCGAGTCCATCCCTGCAACCACCATCGACCGCCAGTGCGGGTCTTCCCAGCAGGCAGTTCACTTCGCTGCCCAGGGCGTGATGGCCGGTGCGTACGACATCGTAGTAGCAGCCGGTGTGGAATCCATGAGCCGCATCCCGATGGGTGCGTCTTTGGGCGGGATGGACTTCAGGGGACCGTCGATAAGCAAGCGCTACGATCCAGGCCTGGTCAACCAGGGTGTTTCGGCCGAGCTGATGGCCGCGAAATGGGGTCTGGCCCGCGAAGAGCTCGACGAATTCTCCGCGCGTTCCCACCGCTTGGCCGCTCAGGCGATTGAAAACGGCCACTTTGAGTCCGCGATCGTGCCGGTTGAGGTGACGGACGCTGAGGGAAACACCCACCAGCACACCGTGGATGAGACCGTGCGTCCGCAAACCACCGCTGAGGGGCTCAGCCAGCTTAAACCGTCGTTCAAAAACGACGAGTTTGCGCAGCGCTTCCCGGAAATCAACTGGGTGATCACGCCGGGCAACTCCTCGCCGCTTACCGACGGCGCGTCGGCGACCCTGATCATGGAAGAGTCCGTGGCAGAAAAGCTGGGGCTGACCCCGCGCGCCCGTTTCGTGTCCTTTGCTGTCGTCGGCGACGACCCGCTGTTTATGCTCACGGCGCCCGCACCCGCGACCAAGAAAGCGCTGGACAAGGCGGGCCTGAGCGTCGATGAGATCGACGTGTTCGAGTGCAACGAGGCATTCGCGCCGGTTCCTCTCGTGTGGGCGAAAGAAACCGGGGCTGACCTGGAAAAGACCAACCTGTCCGGCGGTGCGATCGCCCTGGGCCACGCCTTGGGATCATCCGGCACCCGCCTCTTTTCCACCATGCTCACTGAGCTTGAGCGCACCGGCGGCCGCTACGGCCTGCAAACCATGTGCGAAGGCGCGGGCATGGCTAACGCAACCATCATCGAAAGGATTTAG